The window GGAATCAGACATGATGATATTAAACGTTTGTTTGCTTTTGACTCTTGTGTGGCTGCTTACCCCTACTCAACTAACCTACCGTTACTTCTAAATAACCATTGGCAAATTTAGCCCCTGTGACTGAGTTACCACGCCAAGCAGGAGGAAGGGTAATATTGCGTCGCTGATCTCCCGCTTCAATGGTAATTTCTGGCCCATATTGAGTTAGCTTGACATCTTTTTTGTCAAATCCTGGCAAGTATACTTTTACTTTACGCTCTGCCATGACAAATTCTGTTGCTTGAGGAATATCAACACTGCTTGGCATCTTCGGCAATTGATCGATCAAAGGTTGCCAGTTGTTCCCGTCGTAATTCGGCATTGAGGTAACTGGTAACGGTTCAAATTCATCAGTGACCGCTTCTCCTCGATTGACCAACACTCCCCCAACACCTAAACCAACCTGTTGAGCGCTACCCCAGAGATACTTAGCTGTAGCGATCTCTATAGGGTCAGGAGTCGTGACTAAATAAGCCATCACATTACCTTTGCTCAATGCTGCTGTACCGTCTTCGAGCATTTGAGTTGCTGGATTATTAGCATTGCCTGTCAGATCATTGGCTGACCAAGAAGTGTTAAAAATAGCACTGCTCACAGGCTGGACGAAAGGAGACAGAGTTTTGACAATATCGGATTCAGCAAAAATACCGCGAAAACGGCGGAAATACCAGCTTAAGTTAGCGGGTAGACCAAACATCCTTAAAGTGTCGATGCCTCCTGTCCCATCATAAACAATTACGTCATATTGATTGCTTTGATAATATTCGCGAATAGCATTAAGCGCTAAGGCCCGATCCATGCCTGGCAGGATACCTAGCTCTTGACCATA is drawn from Pleurocapsa minor HA4230-MV1 and contains these coding sequences:
- a CDS encoding ArsA family ATPase; its protein translation is MSSIVTFLGKGGTGRTISAIATAKKLATEGRKVLLMGQDPTPAFGLILGVPPTTEPQEIGANLAVMQLNSAVLLENSWEQVKQIEAQYLRSPILKQVYGQELGILPGMDRALALNAIREYYQSNQYDVIVYDGTGGIDTLRMFGLPANLSWYFRRFRGIFAESDIVKTLSPFVQPVSSAIFNTSWSANDLTGNANNPATQMLEDGTAALSKGNVMAYLVTTPDPIEIATAKYLWGSAQQVGLGVGGVLVNRGEAVTDEFEPLPVTSMPNYDGNNWQPLIDQLPKMPSSVDIPQATEFVMAERKVKVYLPGFDKKDVKLTQYGPEITIEAGDQRRNITLPPAWRGNSVTGAKFANGYLEVTVG